In Variovorax paradoxus, a single genomic region encodes these proteins:
- a CDS encoding DUF3617 domain-containing protein — MKIRLSSAAACLAAAAIAMPAFAVDYPARKPGLWEIQTGDGGKGQGHTMQQCIDAASDKSLREMGQGMGKDLCSKQELRLDGGKLVMDSVCKIGNSTATSHAVMSGDFNSAYRMESKSSYNPPLMGRSEGTSVVEARWVGPCKADQKPGDMVMPNGMKMNVIDMMNNRPKRP; from the coding sequence ATGAAGATTCGCCTGTCGTCCGCCGCGGCCTGCCTTGCCGCGGCTGCCATCGCCATGCCCGCGTTCGCGGTCGACTACCCTGCGCGCAAGCCCGGCCTCTGGGAGATCCAGACCGGCGACGGCGGCAAGGGGCAGGGCCACACCATGCAGCAGTGCATCGACGCGGCTAGCGACAAGTCGCTGCGCGAAATGGGCCAGGGCATGGGCAAGGACCTGTGCTCGAAGCAAGAGTTGCGGCTCGACGGCGGCAAGCTGGTGATGGATTCCGTCTGCAAGATCGGCAACAGCACCGCCACCTCGCACGCGGTGATGAGCGGCGACTTCAATTCGGCCTACCGCATGGAAAGCAAGTCGAGCTACAACCCGCCGCTGATGGGTCGCAGCGAGGGCACGAGCGTGGTGGAAGCCAGGTGGGTCGGCCCCTGCAAGGCCGACCAGAAACCCGGCGACATGGTGATGCCCAACGGCATGAAGATGAACGTCATCGACATGATGAACAACCGGCCGAAGCGGCCCTAG
- a CDS encoding phosphatase PAP2 family protein yields the protein MTSTTTSNNDTGASGSTRRTWPAALWRRCITLFPLKLVGNTVATLGFFPLYFWIAKNAGQAWVLPLTAFDRAIAFLPALLPVYLSLWGYIALPVLLAKDMRELSRFSLGCAAMTLLALLVFWFMPTAIPNFTVATTPGTSLQFLKMVDSAGNAFPSLHVSFSVFACVMLARQLREVGAPAWLRVVNVAWAAGIVYSTMAVRQHVLVDVLGGLALGVLLGVATRQREAAATAVLARPA from the coding sequence ATGACATCCACAACCACCAGCAACAACGACACCGGCGCCTCGGGCTCGACGAGGCGGACATGGCCCGCGGCGCTCTGGCGGCGCTGCATCACACTGTTCCCGCTGAAGCTGGTGGGCAACACCGTCGCCACGCTCGGCTTCTTTCCGCTGTACTTCTGGATCGCGAAGAACGCGGGCCAGGCCTGGGTGCTGCCGCTCACCGCCTTCGACCGCGCCATCGCCTTCTTGCCCGCGCTGCTGCCGGTGTACCTCTCGCTGTGGGGCTACATCGCGCTGCCGGTGCTGCTGGCCAAGGACATGCGCGAGCTGTCTCGCTTTTCGCTCGGCTGCGCGGCGATGACCTTGCTGGCGCTGCTCGTGTTCTGGTTCATGCCCACGGCCATTCCCAATTTCACGGTCGCCACCACGCCGGGCACCTCGCTGCAGTTCCTGAAGATGGTGGATTCGGCCGGCAATGCGTTTCCGTCGCTGCACGTCTCGTTCTCGGTGTTCGCCTGCGTGATGCTCGCGCGGCAGTTGCGCGAGGTGGGCGCGCCGGCGTGGCTGCGCGTCGTCAACGTGGCGTGGGCCGCAGGCATCGTCTATTCGACGATGGCGGTGCGCCAGCATGTGCTCGTCGACGTGCTGGGTGGCCTTGCGCTGGGCGTGCTGCTGGGCGTGGCCACGCGGCAGCGCGAGGCGGCCGCCACGGCTGTGCTGGCGCGTCCGGCTTAG
- a CDS encoding Gfo/Idh/MocA family protein has translation MVGGGRDAFIGAVHRKAMALDGQIELVAGALSSSADKALASGRDLGLADGRNHGDWQSLLADELKRPAHERIDFVSVVTPNHVHFPVAQAFADAGFHVVCDKPLVHTREQADALVATVAKRGTVFGVTYNYTGYPMVRQAREMVRSGQIGEVRKVVVEYNQGWLASHVEGGTNKQADWRTDPARSGAAGAIGDIGSHAENLVASVTGLEIQSLCADLSALVPGRMLDDDGSLLLRFKGGARGVLIASQISTGLENDLRLRVSGTLGTLEWHQEQPSQLLHLPHDGPKRVLTRGAPWLCEAAQRASRLPAGHPEGFIEAFANVYAGVAADIHARLEGRQADPLAADYPRVEDGARGVRFIERTVASAQSELKWTPW, from the coding sequence ATGGTCGGCGGCGGCCGCGACGCCTTCATCGGCGCCGTGCACCGCAAGGCCATGGCGCTCGACGGCCAGATCGAGCTCGTGGCGGGGGCGCTTTCATCGAGCGCCGACAAGGCGCTCGCCTCGGGCCGCGACCTCGGCCTGGCCGACGGGCGCAACCATGGCGACTGGCAGTCGCTGCTGGCCGACGAGCTGAAGCGGCCGGCGCACGAGCGCATCGACTTCGTCTCGGTCGTCACGCCCAACCATGTGCACTTCCCGGTGGCGCAGGCTTTTGCCGACGCGGGCTTCCACGTGGTGTGCGACAAGCCGCTGGTGCACACGCGAGAGCAGGCCGACGCGCTCGTCGCCACGGTGGCCAAGCGCGGCACGGTGTTCGGCGTCACCTACAACTACACCGGCTACCCCATGGTGCGGCAGGCCCGCGAGATGGTGCGCTCGGGCCAGATCGGCGAGGTTCGCAAGGTCGTCGTTGAATACAACCAGGGCTGGCTCGCCAGCCATGTCGAAGGCGGCACCAACAAGCAGGCCGACTGGCGCACCGACCCCGCGCGCAGCGGCGCTGCCGGGGCCATCGGCGACATCGGCTCGCATGCGGAGAACCTCGTGGCCAGCGTCACCGGCCTCGAAATACAAAGCCTGTGCGCCGACCTGAGCGCGCTGGTGCCGGGCCGCATGCTCGACGACGACGGCAGCCTGCTGCTGCGCTTCAAGGGTGGCGCGCGCGGCGTGCTCATCGCCTCGCAGATCAGCACGGGCCTGGAGAACGACCTGCGCCTGCGCGTCTCCGGCACGCTGGGCACGCTCGAATGGCACCAGGAGCAGCCGAGCCAGCTGCTGCACCTGCCGCACGACGGACCCAAGCGCGTGCTGACGCGCGGCGCGCCCTGGCTGTGCGAAGCCGCGCAGCGCGCGAGCCGGCTGCCGGCGGGGCACCCCGAAGGTTTCATCGAGGCCTTCGCCAACGTGTACGCGGGCGTGGCGGCGGACATCCACGCCCGGCTCGAAGGCCGGCAGGCCGACCCGCTGGCCGCCGACTATCCGCGCGTGGAAGACGGGGCGCGCGGCGTGCGCTTCATCGAACGCACGGTGGCTTCGGCGCAAAGCGAATTAAAGTGGACGCCCTGGTAG
- a CDS encoding substrate-binding domain-containing protein — MTTFTRRLALTAVAAAAFASLPALAAEKVNLGVSIPAATHSFMGGINYWANQAKKDLEKEHKDLKITIKTAANAPEQANQLQDLSTVTKINALVVFPFESAALTKPVAQVKAKGAYVTVVDRGLTDTSAQDAYVAGDNTAFGKIPAEYIVKQLNGKGNVVALRGIATTLDNERMDAFNAVLKGSPDIKLLDAKYANWNRDDAFKVTQDYLTRFKNIDAIWAADDDMAVGVLKAISQAKRDDIKIVFGGAGAKDMVKTIMDGKDPRITADVSYSPKFIYDAIKLTAEARLKGEKLPATTIIPSVLITKENAKEFYHPNSPF; from the coding sequence ATGACAACTTTCACCAGACGCCTCGCGCTCACGGCGGTTGCCGCCGCAGCGTTCGCCAGCCTGCCCGCGCTCGCCGCGGAGAAGGTCAACCTCGGCGTTTCGATTCCCGCGGCCACGCACAGCTTCATGGGCGGCATCAACTACTGGGCCAACCAGGCGAAGAAGGACCTCGAGAAGGAACACAAGGACCTGAAGATCACCATCAAGACGGCTGCCAACGCGCCCGAGCAGGCCAACCAGCTGCAGGACCTGTCGACGGTGACCAAGATCAACGCGCTGGTCGTGTTCCCGTTCGAGTCCGCCGCGCTGACCAAGCCGGTCGCGCAGGTCAAGGCCAAGGGCGCCTACGTGACCGTGGTCGACCGCGGCCTCACCGACACCAGCGCGCAGGACGCCTACGTGGCCGGCGACAACACCGCCTTCGGCAAGATCCCGGCCGAATACATCGTCAAGCAGCTGAACGGCAAGGGCAACGTGGTCGCGCTGCGCGGCATTGCCACCACGCTCGACAACGAGCGCATGGATGCCTTCAACGCCGTGCTCAAGGGCAGCCCCGACATCAAGCTGCTGGACGCCAAGTACGCCAACTGGAACCGCGACGACGCCTTCAAGGTCACGCAGGACTACCTCACGCGCTTCAAGAACATCGACGCCATCTGGGCCGCCGACGACGACATGGCCGTGGGCGTGCTCAAGGCCATCTCGCAGGCCAAGCGCGACGACATCAAGATCGTGTTCGGCGGCGCGGGCGCGAAGGACATGGTCAAGACCATCATGGACGGCAAGGACCCGCGCATCACGGCCGACGTGAGCTACTCGCCCAAGTTCATCTACGACGCGATCAAGCTCACGGCCGAAGCGCGCCTGAAGGGCGAGAAGCTGCCGGCGACGACGATCATTCCTTCGGTGCTGATCACCAAGGAAAACGCCAAAGAGTTCTACCACCCCAACTCGCCGTTCTGA
- a CDS encoding ABC transporter permease — translation MPPEQQTPPPRTPEAAQQQHRGEAKPRWTERLHGLGPVIGLVLLCIAGTLLNGDFATLDNAMNVLTRTAFIGIIAVGMCFVIISGGIDLSVGSMAALIAGSVIMFINWAGPASGSPLLAVVMGAVLAIVLGAVFGLAHGLLITKGRIEPFIVTLGTLGIFRAYLTYFADGGALTLDNDLSDLYAPVYYASLAGIPVPVWVFVIVAIIGGVILNRTAYGRYVQAIGSNEQVARYAAVDVDRVKILTYVLLGVCVGIATLLYVPRLGSASPTTGLLWELEAIAAVIVGGTALKGGAGSITGTVVGAILLSVISNILNLTSIISVYLNAAVQGFVIIIVAFLQRGRR, via the coding sequence ATGCCACCGGAACAGCAGACACCACCGCCGCGCACGCCTGAAGCCGCGCAGCAGCAGCACCGCGGCGAGGCCAAGCCGCGCTGGACCGAGCGCCTGCACGGGCTCGGCCCGGTCATCGGCCTGGTGCTGCTGTGCATCGCCGGCACGCTGCTGAACGGCGACTTCGCCACGCTCGACAACGCGATGAACGTGCTCACGCGCACCGCCTTCATCGGCATCATCGCGGTGGGCATGTGCTTCGTGATCATCTCGGGCGGCATCGACCTGTCGGTGGGCTCGATGGCCGCGCTCATCGCGGGCAGTGTGATCATGTTCATCAACTGGGCCGGGCCGGCCTCGGGCTCGCCGCTGCTGGCGGTGGTGATGGGCGCGGTGCTGGCCATCGTGCTGGGCGCGGTGTTCGGGCTGGCGCACGGCCTGCTCATCACCAAGGGGCGCATCGAGCCCTTCATCGTGACGCTGGGCACGCTCGGCATCTTCCGCGCCTACCTCACCTACTTTGCCGACGGCGGCGCGCTCACCCTCGACAACGACCTGTCGGACCTCTACGCACCGGTGTACTACGCAAGCCTCGCGGGCATTCCGGTGCCGGTGTGGGTGTTCGTGATCGTCGCGATCATCGGCGGCGTCATATTGAACCGTACCGCCTACGGGCGTTACGTGCAGGCCATCGGCTCGAACGAGCAGGTCGCGCGCTACGCCGCCGTGGACGTCGACCGCGTGAAGATCCTCACCTACGTGCTGCTGGGCGTGTGCGTGGGCATCGCCACCCTGCTGTACGTGCCGCGCCTGGGCTCGGCCTCGCCGACCACCGGCCTGCTGTGGGAGCTGGAAGCCATTGCCGCGGTGATCGTCGGCGGCACCGCGCTCAAGGGCGGCGCGGGCAGCATCACCGGCACCGTGGTGGGCGCGATCTTGCTCTCGGTCATCAGCAACATCCTGAACCTCACCAGCATCATCAGCGTGTACCTGAACGCCGCGGTGCAGGGCTTCGTGATCATCATCGTCGCGTTCCTGCAGCGAGGACGCCGCTGA